Proteins from a single region of Streptomyces sp. Tu 3180:
- a CDS encoding DUF6214 family protein, with protein MSVWPAWEVREGERATRWLHVRLAFGDGARVDALATVSGGCVCVEDVRARPALALEDLAVFADWIEGPLARACGAGDGPVGGDGAGTGTHRGRPAWPRGPEGWRLVAREYRTARERGADPVLAVMSATGHSRRGALRLIGRARDAGLLSPRHARR; from the coding sequence GTGTCCGTGTGGCCCGCGTGGGAGGTGCGGGAGGGGGAACGCGCGACGCGGTGGCTGCATGTGCGGCTGGCCTTCGGCGACGGGGCCCGGGTCGACGCGCTCGCCACGGTGTCCGGCGGGTGCGTGTGCGTCGAGGACGTGCGGGCCCGGCCCGCGCTGGCCCTGGAGGACCTGGCGGTGTTCGCCGACTGGATCGAGGGGCCGCTGGCGCGGGCGTGCGGCGCCGGGGACGGGCCGGTCGGCGGGGACGGCGCCGGCACCGGGACGCACCGGGGCCGCCCGGCCTGGCCGCGGGGCCCGGAGGGATGGCGGCTGGTGGCCCGTGAGTACCGGACGGCCCGGGAGCGGGGCGCCGATCCGGTCCTCGCCGTGATGAGCGCGACCGGACACAGCCGGCGCGGGGCGCTCCGGCTGATCGGCCGGGCGCGCGACGCGGGCCTGCTGTCCCCGCGCCACGCCCGGCGGTGA
- a CDS encoding M56 family metallopeptidase has translation MMLPAALLLLGVLTAVAGPRLLARADWPDREPVVALWVWQCVIAAVLLCCALSMTFSAAAAWRAVGGRVFATAPRAVAEAYALGTAGIWAATTAVALACGGIWSAAMLVREIARARARRRARRAELRVRAPLLPGEEPRSDRLVVLEGERPDAWWLPGTPPRLVVTTAALRRLKGRQLDAVLAHERGHARARHDWLLHCSCALAGGFPQVPVFAAFRDEMHRLVELAADDTASRRFGRLTTALALVELNEHRGVFGPCPASQANVPARVRRLLTPPDRLTAGRRLRLTAAASLVPVIPVLVAFVPGLRALG, from the coding sequence ATGATGCTCCCCGCGGCCCTGCTGCTGCTCGGCGTCCTGACCGCCGTCGCCGGACCCCGGCTGCTCGCCCGGGCCGACTGGCCGGACCGTGAACCGGTGGTGGCGCTGTGGGTGTGGCAGTGCGTGATCGCGGCGGTGCTGCTGTGCTGCGCCCTGTCGATGACGTTCAGCGCGGCGGCCGCCTGGCGGGCGGTGGGCGGCCGGGTGTTCGCCACCGCGCCCCGCGCGGTGGCGGAGGCGTACGCCCTGGGGACGGCCGGGATCTGGGCGGCGACCACCGCGGTGGCACTGGCGTGCGGCGGGATCTGGAGCGCGGCCATGCTGGTCCGGGAGATCGCGCGGGCCCGTGCCCGGCGCCGGGCGCGCCGGGCCGAACTGCGGGTACGGGCTCCGCTGCTGCCCGGCGAGGAGCCGCGCTCCGACCGGCTGGTGGTCCTGGAGGGGGAGCGACCCGACGCCTGGTGGCTTCCCGGCACCCCGCCCCGGCTGGTCGTCACCACGGCCGCGCTGCGCCGGCTGAAGGGCCGGCAGCTGGACGCCGTCCTCGCGCACGAGCGGGGGCACGCGCGGGCCCGGCACGACTGGCTGCTGCACTGCTCCTGCGCGCTGGCCGGCGGCTTCCCGCAGGTGCCGGTGTTCGCCGCGTTCCGCGACGAGATGCACCGGCTGGTCGAACTCGCCGCCGACGACACCGCCTCCCGCCGCTTCGGCCGGCTGACCACGGCCCTCGCCCTGGTGGAACTCAACGAGCACCGGGGGGTGTTCGGCCCCTGCCCGGCCTCGCAGGCGAACGTCCCGGCCCGGGTCCGCCGGCTGCTCACTCCGCCGGACCGGCTGACGGCGGGACGGCGGCTGCGCCTGACGGCCGCGGCGTCCCTGGTGCCGGTGATCCCCGTACTGGTGGCGTTCGTGCCGGGATTGCGGGCACTGGGATAG
- a CDS encoding phosphatase PAP2 family protein, giving the protein MHTPHVDSPPRPADRPPTTLSTGVLALCSALLLALVAVEWRPLLELDGDISRTTHRWAVEEPGLTQTARVLTDWVWDPWTMRVLCGVAAVLLARRYAARWTAVWLVVTVALGTAVQQGLKAAVDRARPVWPDPVDSAHYAAFPSGHAMTATVVCGLLLWLLHRHGVSRPVRHAALFLAVLSVTGVGLTRVWLGVHWPTDVLGGWLLGALVVAAAVLVHRRRHP; this is encoded by the coding sequence ATGCACACCCCCCACGTCGACTCCCCGCCCCGGCCCGCGGACCGGCCCCCCACCACCCTGTCCACCGGTGTACTGGCGCTGTGCTCGGCGCTGCTGCTGGCACTGGTCGCCGTCGAGTGGCGTCCGCTGCTCGAACTGGACGGCGACATCTCCCGCACCACCCACCGCTGGGCGGTCGAGGAACCCGGACTGACGCAGACGGCCCGCGTCCTGACGGACTGGGTCTGGGACCCGTGGACGATGCGGGTGCTGTGCGGTGTGGCGGCGGTGCTGCTGGCACGGCGGTACGCGGCCCGGTGGACGGCGGTGTGGCTGGTGGTGACGGTCGCCCTGGGGACGGCCGTGCAACAGGGCCTGAAGGCCGCGGTGGACCGCGCCCGCCCGGTCTGGCCCGACCCGGTCGACTCCGCGCACTACGCGGCCTTCCCGTCGGGCCACGCCATGACCGCCACGGTGGTCTGCGGGCTCCTGCTGTGGCTCCTGCACCGCCACGGCGTGAGCCGCCCCGTGCGGCACGCGGCGCTGTTCCTGGCGGTCCTCTCGGTGACGGGTGTCGGCCTCACCCGTGTCTGGCTCGGCGTCCACTGGCCCACGGACGTCCTCGGCGGCTGGCTGCTCGGCGCGCTGGTGGTGGCCGCGGCGGTGCTGGTCCACCGGCGCCGGCACCCGTGA
- a CDS encoding DUF305 domain-containing protein: protein MLYRRVPRASVVAAGLTALAVLGLTGCDSGTDGTRSAATSGPSVIAPGEPGEANRTLSAEEAAQQRAEDDSPNSADVSYVRMMTEHHAQALEMTELVPDRAESSKVVKLAERIAAAQQPEIKAMEGWLKTHGKQARDDGHDHGHDHATMPGMATRAQMEKLREAEGKAFDQLFLTLMITHHEGAVTMATDVKGQGNNIQVEEMADDVVAQQTSEITRMRDLL, encoded by the coding sequence GTGCTCTACCGCCGTGTGCCCCGTGCGTCCGTCGTCGCGGCCGGGCTGACCGCCCTGGCCGTACTGGGCCTCACGGGCTGCGACTCCGGCACGGACGGCACCAGGTCGGCCGCGACGAGCGGGCCCTCGGTCATCGCACCGGGTGAACCCGGGGAGGCGAACCGGACCCTGTCGGCCGAGGAGGCCGCACAGCAGCGGGCGGAGGACGACTCCCCCAACTCCGCCGACGTGTCCTACGTGCGGATGATGACCGAGCACCACGCACAGGCCCTGGAGATGACCGAACTGGTCCCGGACCGCGCCGAGTCGTCGAAGGTCGTCAAACTGGCCGAACGCATCGCCGCCGCGCAGCAGCCGGAGATCAAGGCGATGGAGGGCTGGCTGAAGACGCACGGCAAGCAGGCCCGGGACGACGGACACGACCACGGACACGACCACGCGACGATGCCCGGCATGGCGACGCGCGCCCAGATGGAGAAACTGCGCGAGGCCGAGGGCAAGGCCTTCGACCAGCTCTTCCTCACCCTGATGATCACCCACCACGAAGGGGCGGTCACCATGGCCACCGACGTCAAGGGGCAGGGCAACAACATCCAGGTCGAGGAGATGGCCGACGACGTCGTCGCCCAGCAGACGAGCGAGATCACACGGATGCGCGACCTGCTGTGA
- a CDS encoding TetR/AcrR family transcriptional regulator, with protein MSPRSALVNEELRRRSKERLLQAAVELVSEHGYEATTLGDIADRAGSARGLVSYYFPGKRQLVQSAVHRLMHRTLEEALEREPHTEDGRERMARAIDAILGLARDRPVLMRQHMAGMLQAEGFVVCPEQRRLAELLRDTVARHGSHDVDTDYPMLRALLMGAVFAALVPGAPMPVPVLRAELFKRYRLDWEMGVPPDTEVSGGTGRRDLSRFFATEPAPESPAPALRPEPDAQSK; from the coding sequence ATGTCCCCGCGCAGCGCCCTGGTCAATGAAGAGTTGCGGAGGCGTTCGAAGGAGCGGCTTCTGCAAGCGGCCGTCGAGCTGGTGAGCGAGCACGGATACGAGGCGACCACACTCGGCGACATCGCCGACCGGGCGGGTTCCGCGCGCGGCCTGGTCTCGTACTACTTCCCGGGGAAGCGCCAGCTCGTGCAGTCCGCCGTGCACCGGCTGATGCACCGCACCCTGGAGGAGGCGCTGGAGCGCGAGCCGCACACCGAGGACGGCCGGGAGCGGATGGCGCGGGCCATCGACGCGATCCTGGGCCTGGCACGGGACCGGCCGGTCCTGATGCGCCAGCACATGGCCGGCATGCTGCAGGCCGAGGGATTCGTCGTGTGCCCCGAACAGCGGCGGCTGGCCGAGCTGCTGAGGGACACCGTCGCCCGGCACGGCTCCCACGACGTCGACACCGACTACCCGATGCTGCGCGCCCTGCTGATGGGGGCCGTGTTCGCGGCCCTCGTCCCGGGCGCGCCGATGCCCGTCCCGGTGCTGCGCGCGGAGCTCTTCAAGCGCTACCGGCTCGACTGGGAGATGGGCGTGCCGCCGGACACCGAGGTGTCCGGCGGCACGGGCCGGAGGGACCTGTCCCGGTTCTTCGCGACCGAGCCGGCGCCGGAGAGTCCGGCGCCGGCCCTCCGGCCGGAGCCGGACGCTCAGTCGAAGTAG
- a CDS encoding FUSC family protein has protein sequence MSSAPPTPAVPPARRLPVAGALRLGRPSDIWFKPALSVVVAVAPPSLLLVALGRLDLAMYTMAGSLCALYAHNRPYAARARTLAGVVLGMLGGLAVALTAAALTGNAVVLVTVGAVLAAVQKALCDATRIGPPAHVILTFVSSASLFAPQTLGQVPGHLALAAAAGAWAWLVGMAPAPVRPHGPERRATAHALNAAAAYAGTAGAGAGHPGARAAAYAAVQAAWQSLPAAGNRPSPTRRALERLLVRAEVALAAPADVDPARLRAWARALRGTGRVPHTGDPRTDADELLGAAAERATAPRPLWSRLGPLTPIAVRTGLGCALAGYASLALGIGRPYWALVTAASLYQANVTLTWSRTVQRVVGNLVGVLIFAAVAPLAHLGPLALVLCCLAFNFGAEALIGRNYWLGSVCVTPLALLVTEFPGHQPTGDLVAERVADTLVGALVGFAAAVAVTNRRAGDRVERALTAVDRAREAAARLLADPQAAPAALGAARRALADAVVDLRATADAAAGEWRQRALPQERVVLAEQAAHRTLAATVRRQGLLPDPGTSTHTEDVRP, from the coding sequence ATGAGCAGTGCGCCCCCCACCCCCGCCGTCCCGCCCGCCCGGCGCCTCCCGGTCGCCGGCGCGCTGCGCCTCGGACGGCCCTCCGACATCTGGTTCAAGCCCGCCCTCAGCGTGGTCGTCGCGGTCGCACCGCCCAGCCTGCTCCTGGTGGCGCTCGGCCGGCTCGACCTGGCGATGTACACCATGGCCGGGTCCCTGTGCGCCCTGTACGCCCACAACCGCCCGTACGCCGCCCGGGCCAGGACGCTGGCGGGGGTGGTCCTCGGCATGCTCGGCGGCCTCGCCGTGGCCCTGACCGCCGCCGCCCTCACCGGGAACGCGGTCGTCCTGGTCACCGTCGGAGCCGTGCTGGCCGCCGTCCAGAAGGCACTGTGCGACGCCACCCGCATCGGCCCGCCCGCCCACGTGATCCTCACCTTCGTCAGCTCCGCCTCGCTGTTCGCCCCGCAGACCCTCGGCCAGGTCCCCGGCCACCTCGCGCTCGCCGCCGCGGCCGGCGCGTGGGCCTGGCTGGTCGGCATGGCGCCCGCGCCGGTCCGGCCGCACGGCCCGGAGCGCCGGGCCACCGCCCACGCGCTGAACGCCGCCGCCGCGTACGCCGGGACCGCGGGCGCGGGCGCCGGTCACCCCGGGGCCCGTGCCGCCGCCTACGCCGCCGTCCAGGCCGCCTGGCAGTCGCTGCCGGCGGCCGGGAACCGCCCCTCGCCCACCCGCCGCGCCCTCGAACGGCTCCTGGTCCGCGCCGAGGTCGCGCTCGCCGCGCCGGCCGACGTCGACCCCGCGCGCCTGCGCGCCTGGGCCCGCGCCCTGCGCGGCACGGGCCGCGTCCCGCACACCGGCGACCCCCGCACGGACGCCGACGAACTCCTGGGCGCGGCGGCGGAACGCGCCACCGCGCCGCGCCCCCTGTGGAGCAGGCTCGGCCCGCTCACCCCGATCGCCGTCCGCACCGGGCTCGGCTGCGCGCTCGCCGGCTACGCCTCCCTCGCCCTCGGCATCGGCCGCCCCTACTGGGCCCTGGTCACCGCGGCCTCGCTCTACCAGGCCAACGTCACCCTCACCTGGAGCCGGACCGTGCAGCGCGTCGTCGGCAACCTCGTCGGCGTGCTGATCTTCGCGGCCGTCGCCCCGCTCGCCCACCTCGGTCCGCTCGCCCTCGTCCTGTGCTGCCTCGCCTTCAACTTCGGCGCCGAGGCGCTCATCGGCCGCAACTACTGGCTCGGCAGCGTCTGCGTGACCCCGCTCGCCCTGCTCGTCACCGAGTTCCCCGGCCACCAGCCGACCGGCGACCTGGTCGCCGAACGCGTGGCGGACACCCTCGTCGGCGCCCTGGTCGGGTTCGCCGCCGCCGTGGCCGTCACCAACCGGCGGGCGGGCGATCGCGTCGAACGGGCGCTCACCGCCGTCGACCGCGCCCGCGAGGCCGCCGCCCGCCTGCTGGCCGACCCGCAGGCCGCGCCCGCGGCCCTGGGGGCCGCCCGCCGCGCCCTCGCCGACGCGGTGGTCGACCTGCGGGCCACCGCCGACGCCGCGGCCGGTGAATGGCGGCAGCGCGCGCTGCCCCAGGAGCGGGTCGTGCTCGCCGAGCAGGCGGCACACCGTACGCTCGCGGCGACGGTACGACGCCAGGGGCTGCTCCCGGACCCCGGCACGAGCACGCACACGGAGGACGTACGGCCATGA
- a CDS encoding DUF5134 domain-containing protein codes for MHGPTSSGWLLVALCAATGAYCLLRMRSSVEEQRRAAGGEALMGFGMAAMAVPAAAFTPPSWAWPVYAVVFGAAGLHALWTARASARHLHHLVGAGAMVYMAVAMATSPAGHGHGGPGTPLLTGTLLLYFAGYVLVTGVRLVPVPAPAVTGGSAGWGDRPELARVCRLSMGMAMVAMLLTM; via the coding sequence GTGCACGGACCGACGTCGTCCGGCTGGCTGCTGGTCGCGCTCTGCGCGGCGACCGGGGCCTACTGCCTGCTGCGGATGCGCAGCAGCGTCGAGGAGCAGCGCCGCGCCGCGGGCGGTGAGGCGCTCATGGGATTCGGCATGGCCGCGATGGCCGTGCCGGCGGCGGCGTTCACCCCGCCGTCGTGGGCCTGGCCCGTCTACGCGGTGGTGTTCGGCGCGGCCGGGCTGCACGCGCTGTGGACGGCCCGTGCGAGCGCGCGCCACCTGCACCACCTGGTCGGGGCCGGGGCCATGGTCTACATGGCGGTGGCGATGGCCACGTCCCCCGCCGGTCACGGGCACGGCGGCCCGGGCACCCCCCTGCTGACCGGGACCCTGCTGCTCTACTTCGCCGGATACGTGCTGGTGACGGGTGTCCGGCTGGTGCCCGTGCCCGCCCCTGCGGTCACCGGCGGGTCCGCCGGATGGGGCGACCGGCCGGAACTGGCCCGGGTCTGCCGGCTGTCCATGGGGATGGCGATGGTGGCGATGCTGCTGACGATGTGA
- a CDS encoding MarR family transcriptional regulator has product MTGGDGRAAAGGAGAAGGTGPGRGRGDTVAAVVRQWRAVHPDLDTGPMEVIGRINRCAALLQQAEDAPLRRAGLTRPEFDLLGALRRTGHELTPSELARETFSSGAAVTKRLKQLTERGLVERRGDTRDRRVAHVRLTDAGRDLVDGILPAQLAYETAVLSGLDGPALGELAALLGELLGQLEGRLGTLRA; this is encoded by the coding sequence GTGACCGGCGGTGACGGCCGGGCGGCCGCCGGAGGGGCGGGGGCGGCGGGCGGAACCGGGCCCGGCCGGGGGCGGGGCGACACCGTCGCCGCGGTCGTCCGGCAGTGGCGGGCCGTCCACCCCGACCTGGACACCGGTCCCATGGAGGTGATCGGCCGCATCAACCGCTGCGCCGCCCTCCTCCAGCAGGCCGAGGACGCCCCGCTGCGCCGGGCCGGCCTGACCCGCCCCGAGTTCGACCTGCTCGGCGCGCTGCGCCGCACCGGCCACGAACTGACCCCGAGCGAGCTGGCCCGCGAGACCTTCTCCTCGGGCGCCGCCGTCACCAAACGCCTCAAGCAGCTCACCGAGCGCGGGCTGGTCGAACGCCGCGGCGACACCCGCGACCGCCGCGTCGCACACGTCCGCCTCACCGACGCCGGACGCGACCTGGTCGACGGCATCCTGCCCGCGCAGCTCGCCTACGAGACCGCCGTGCTGTCCGGCCTGGACGGACCGGCACTCGGGGAACTCGCCGCCCTGCTGGGCGAACTGCTCGGGCAGCTGGAAGGCCGTCTGGGCACCCTGCGGGCCTGA